In one window of Fibrobacter sp. UWB5 DNA:
- a CDS encoding FISUMP domain-containing protein, with protein MVYTKWHVLLSIVVLLVACGNDDLVVETSFDSSVEDIEEISSSSVKEKSSSSSKGNSSAKENVSSSSAREPDSSATDSVPAAVIKDKTIYGVAQKGPFRAGTKVKIYELDAKTFAQTGKYFEGKVQSDKDGSFVVPGVTLSSPYVLFEVSGSNITLNALADLSDHDTVNVNVLTHLEQDRVFYLLEQGLKFFSAKILAEVDVLSAFYIMGSHADFEDMSIAGDKGSAELLAVSVLSLCYGGESKLAEFLKNFAADIKEDGKWNDEIAKAKIADEAQNKYFEGKLDTIYRDILGWKIGPLPSSQDYKKRINDFWSRIYDIGFCPAYPAYSTDSVARHVNNKNSSIYDSDICFYCKKSKIWTWLRGSCIDGPVDEPVDEPKQEEVPASGDDGQLRDGDRDHVEKFDEILGRWVDANEEDYTLMLDGCTFKRHGEISKSPKDGAYYYCDSCPDAILWYNIGAAPGEPPSWRKAVDVDFVRRDEKCEAGDVGRIIERADSVTGSFYCTVNGWTNLKDWSYDVPKEFRFNPDIDYGTMTDDRDGKKYKTVKIGDQVWMAENLNYAGPNDDISRCYEDAPVTCEAGGRLYSLSVADTVCPSGWHLPKKEEFEILLTTVGGIDKASNELRSISGWTNDYSGSDAYGFSAVPTGGALIESYHGDFFSYSGYNAYFFSSDGYVFSINLWNGILLDNRRGWPVYDPNEALLPVRCLKDAE; from the coding sequence ATGGTTTATACAAAATGGCATGTCTTATTAAGCATTGTTGTCTTGCTTGTTGCTTGCGGGAACGACGATTTGGTAGTGGAAACGTCTTTCGACTCGTCTGTAGAAGATATAGAAGAAATATCCTCCAGCAGCGTTAAGGAAAAGTCTTCCTCGAGCAGCAAGGGTAATTCGTCTGCCAAAGAGAATGTCTCGAGTAGTTCGGCGCGCGAACCGGATTCTTCGGCGACAGACTCCGTGCCTGCAGCAGTCATCAAGGACAAGACAATTTACGGTGTAGCCCAGAAGGGACCGTTCCGCGCCGGAACAAAAGTCAAGATTTACGAACTGGATGCAAAAACCTTTGCCCAAACTGGAAAATATTTTGAAGGAAAAGTTCAGTCAGATAAAGACGGCTCGTTTGTTGTGCCAGGAGTGACCTTGTCGAGCCCTTATGTCCTTTTCGAAGTTTCGGGCAGTAATATTACCTTGAACGCACTCGCCGACCTGAGCGACCATGATACGGTGAATGTCAATGTGCTTACGCACTTGGAACAGGATCGCGTCTTTTATCTGCTCGAACAAGGACTCAAATTTTTTTCAGCTAAGATACTGGCCGAGGTCGATGTCTTAAGCGCATTTTACATTATGGGCTCGCATGCGGATTTTGAAGACATGAGTATTGCCGGCGATAAGGGGAGTGCCGAATTGCTCGCTGTTAGTGTACTCTCGCTATGCTATGGTGGCGAAAGCAAATTAGCGGAATTCTTGAAGAATTTTGCAGCTGACATCAAGGAAGACGGTAAATGGAATGACGAAATTGCCAAAGCAAAAATTGCGGATGAAGCGCAAAATAAATATTTTGAAGGAAAACTTGATACAATCTACCGGGATATCTTGGGATGGAAAATAGGTCCTCTTCCGAGTAGTCAAGACTATAAAAAGCGTATAAATGATTTCTGGTCTAGAATTTATGACATTGGTTTTTGTCCTGCTTATCCTGCTTATAGTACAGACTCTGTGGCAAGGCATGTCAATAATAAGAATAGTTCAATTTATGACTCCGACATTTGCTTTTATTGCAAGAAATCGAAAATTTGGACTTGGCTCAGGGGGTCGTGTATAGATGGACCTGTAGATGAACCTGTAGATGAACCTAAACAAGAGGAAGTCCCTGCTTCTGGAGATGATGGCCAGTTGCGTGATGGTGACAGGGACCATGTAGAAAAGTTTGACGAAATTCTTGGTCGCTGGGTGGACGCTAACGAAGAGGATTATACACTTATGCTCGATGGCTGTACTTTTAAGCGCCATGGCGAAATTAGCAAAAGTCCTAAAGACGGAGCCTATTACTATTGCGATAGTTGCCCTGATGCGATTCTTTGGTATAATATTGGTGCGGCACCTGGCGAGCCCCCAAGTTGGCGGAAAGCGGTGGATGTAGATTTCGTTAGGCGCGATGAAAAATGCGAAGCTGGAGATGTTGGCCGAATCATTGAAAGGGCTGATAGCGTTACCGGGAGCTTTTACTGTACGGTGAATGGTTGGACTAATTTGAAGGACTGGAGCTATGATGTGCCGAAGGAATTCCGTTTTAATCCGGATATTGATTATGGAACCATGACGGACGATCGTGACGGTAAAAAGTACAAGACCGTGAAAATCGGAGACCAGGTCTGGATGGCCGAAAATCTGAATTACGCCGGCCCTAATGATGATATTAGCCGTTGTTACGAAGATGCGCCTGTAACCTGTGAAGCTGGGGGCCGATTGTACAGTTTGTCTGTGGCGGATACCGTTTGCCCCAGTGGTTGGCACTTGCCTAAAAAGGAAGAATTTGAAATTTTGCTTACGACCGTGGGTGGAATAGATAAAGCTAGCAATGAGCTCAGGTCTATCAGTGGTTGGACGAATGATTACAGCGGTTCAGATGCCTATGGATTTTCTGCGGTGCCTACTGGAGGCGCGTTAATTGAATCGTATCATGGAGATTTTTTCAGTTATAGTGGCTATAACGCGTACTTCTTTTCTAGTGATGGATATGTTTTTTCCATTAATCTCTGGAACGGAATTCTTTTGGATAATAGACGTGGTTGGCCTGTCTATGATCCTAATGAAGCCTTACTTCCTGTCCGTTGCCTCAAGGATGCGGAATAG
- a CDS encoding ATP-dependent RecD-like DNA helicase: MVLEGSVKSITFHSPQNGFTVLRLIDSSTKKVVVVTGTLPELSVGENLRFEGDWGRHPKFGEQFQAKHFEIVEMQNNNLEAYLGSGLFPGIGPKTAKAIVEAFGEELRDILDYEPDRFRSKKIKGLSAAKVEQFLASWQENRHSRETLLFLYNHDITGSVAKKLWMKFGQDTISKIRENPYILCEEIWGIGFLKADEIAMKVGIPKDSPMRLQEALLYSLQEASLSDGHCYLPSNDLIGRTLKNLRIDVTDDDAIQNLLEQFKRICEAGRIKRHGEDCFYPPLDNAEQKIAEIIKRRLNENELPTYGFERELVDWEREHKFSFHPVQREAIRLATAHKICIITGGPGTGKTTILKGILHLARKMGENILLAAPTGRAAKRMGDCCGEKAYTIHRLLDVDPVTKKFNRNEFNKLDCNLLVVDEFSMVDTWLAASLLDAVPETARIVFVGDADQLPSVGPGNVLNDLLQCPRIPSVRLQHIFRQSGDNDIADKAAKINQGITPSPIEGPNFHFVPFETPEEAKLHLQRLIAAGVRSKIDIDLKTDLQILVPMRKGPLGIIELNPFLQELLNPGVPRHKMVGIEWSVGDRVMQIKNNYDKNVFNGDVGIVYSIYKEKRKIAVFFDEKLITYQDDELDELQLAYACTIHKSQGSEYPAVIVILDSSHYVMLQRNLIYTAITRAKGHVWILSAPGAFHQAVRNNRSTRRYTRLKERLG; encoded by the coding sequence ATGGTTCTCGAAGGTTCCGTCAAGTCCATCACCTTTCATAGTCCGCAGAACGGCTTCACCGTGCTGCGGCTTATTGATAGCAGCACCAAGAAGGTGGTGGTCGTTACGGGCACCCTCCCTGAACTTTCCGTAGGCGAAAACCTGCGCTTCGAAGGCGACTGGGGACGCCACCCTAAATTCGGCGAACAGTTCCAGGCAAAGCATTTCGAAATCGTCGAAATGCAAAACAACAATCTGGAGGCCTACCTCGGCAGCGGCCTTTTCCCAGGAATAGGCCCTAAGACTGCAAAAGCAATCGTCGAAGCTTTCGGCGAAGAACTGCGCGATATTCTGGACTACGAGCCCGACCGTTTCCGCTCCAAGAAAATCAAGGGGCTTTCGGCCGCGAAGGTAGAACAGTTCCTCGCCAGCTGGCAAGAAAACCGCCACAGCCGCGAAACCTTATTATTCCTCTACAACCACGACATCACGGGCAGCGTCGCCAAGAAGCTGTGGATGAAATTCGGGCAGGACACCATCAGCAAAATCCGCGAGAACCCCTACATTCTCTGCGAAGAAATCTGGGGAATCGGATTCCTGAAGGCCGACGAAATCGCCATGAAAGTTGGCATTCCGAAAGACAGCCCCATGCGCCTGCAAGAAGCACTTCTTTACTCGCTGCAAGAGGCATCGCTTTCGGACGGTCACTGCTATTTGCCGAGCAACGATTTAATCGGCCGCACGCTCAAGAATCTGCGCATCGACGTCACCGATGATGACGCCATCCAGAATCTGCTGGAGCAGTTCAAGCGCATTTGCGAAGCGGGCCGCATCAAGCGCCACGGCGAAGACTGCTTTTACCCGCCGCTCGATAACGCGGAGCAGAAAATCGCCGAAATCATCAAGCGCAGACTCAACGAAAACGAGTTGCCTACTTACGGCTTCGAGCGCGAACTCGTCGACTGGGAACGCGAACATAAATTCAGCTTTCACCCGGTGCAGCGCGAAGCGATTCGCCTTGCCACCGCACACAAGATTTGCATCATTACCGGCGGTCCCGGCACCGGCAAGACGACGATTCTCAAGGGAATCCTTCACCTCGCCCGCAAAATGGGCGAAAACATTCTGCTCGCCGCCCCTACGGGCCGCGCGGCCAAGCGCATGGGCGACTGCTGCGGCGAAAAGGCCTACACCATTCACCGCCTGCTCGATGTCGACCCCGTCACTAAGAAATTCAACCGCAACGAATTCAACAAGCTCGACTGCAACTTGCTCGTCGTCGACGAATTCAGTATGGTGGACACCTGGCTGGCGGCCTCGCTTTTGGACGCCGTTCCCGAAACCGCCCGCATCGTATTCGTAGGCGACGCCGACCAGCTTCCAAGTGTCGGCCCCGGCAACGTCCTCAACGATCTGCTGCAATGTCCGCGCATCCCAAGCGTACGCCTGCAGCACATCTTTAGACAATCCGGCGACAACGACATCGCCGACAAGGCCGCTAAAATCAATCAGGGCATTACGCCGTCGCCTATAGAAGGCCCGAATTTTCACTTCGTTCCGTTCGAAACGCCCGAAGAAGCCAAGCTCCACTTACAGCGACTGATCGCGGCCGGTGTGCGTTCCAAAATTGACATCGACTTAAAAACCGACTTGCAGATTCTTGTCCCCATGCGCAAAGGCCCGCTCGGCATCATCGAGCTGAACCCCTTCTTGCAAGAACTGCTGAATCCAGGCGTTCCCCGCCACAAGATGGTCGGCATCGAATGGAGCGTGGGCGACCGCGTCATGCAAATCAAGAACAACTACGACAAGAACGTGTTCAACGGCGACGTCGGAATCGTCTACAGCATCTACAAAGAAAAACGCAAAATCGCCGTCTTCTTCGACGAAAAACTCATCACCTACCAAGACGACGAACTCGACGAACTGCAACTCGCCTATGCCTGCACCATCCACAAGAGCCAGGGCAGCGAATACCCCGCCGTCATCGTGATTCTCGATTCCAGCCACTACGTGATGTTGCAGCGCAACTTAATCTACACGGCCATCACCCGCGCGAAAGGCCACGTGTGGATCCTTTCTGCCCCCGGCGCCTTCCACCAGGCCGTCCGCAACAACCGCAGCACCCGCCGCTACACGCGCCTTAAAGAACGCTTGGGATGA
- a CDS encoding carbon starvation protein A gives MITFLIGIAILIGGYFTYGKFVERVFGPDDRKTPALENPDGVDRVPMAHWKNVLIQLLNIAGIGPVIGVILGIKFGAIVFILLPIGNVLGGAVHDYFSGMISMRNNGYNVPALSRKFLGKGPAKIVMTLISVALILVGAVFTNTPAALINTPILAGSAVSPTLFWIAVACILAYYFASTFFPIDKIIGRIYPIFGALLILASLAIFVGIIPNLNVLDNFCFNDIMSNFHKHPAGQPIIPMLFVTIACGIISGFHSTQSPLVARTEVTEKTGRQTFYGMMIIEGLIGMIWAAGGMFIYHQMPELLTGASGVKVLSILVSTVIPWAPISILVVVGVIVLAITSGDTSLRSLRLTIAELTGMEQTSVKNRLLLTVPMFAICAAIIFWSNLNPEGFNILWNYFSWSNQLMAVCSLCVATVYLRSKKKNFWIALIPCMFMTFITCDYILWVSPENLKGAPLGFGLDYKTALVIALHDAAILGFLLCTRGKYLTKMEGFDPDRWNPELDEGKVPKAQ, from the coding sequence ATGATTACATTCCTGATCGGTATCGCGATTCTTATCGGCGGATACTTCACTTACGGAAAATTCGTTGAACGTGTCTTCGGCCCCGATGACCGCAAGACTCCCGCCCTCGAAAACCCGGATGGCGTTGACCGTGTTCCCATGGCACACTGGAAAAACGTCCTTATCCAGCTTTTGAACATTGCAGGCATCGGTCCTGTGATCGGCGTGATTTTGGGCATCAAGTTCGGCGCCATAGTCTTCATTCTGTTGCCGATCGGTAACGTGCTTGGCGGCGCCGTGCACGACTACTTTAGCGGCATGATCAGCATGCGCAACAACGGCTACAACGTGCCGGCCCTTTCCCGCAAGTTCCTGGGCAAAGGCCCGGCCAAAATCGTGATGACGCTGATCTCGGTTGCCCTAATCTTGGTGGGCGCCGTCTTCACCAACACGCCTGCCGCCCTCATCAACACCCCGATTCTTGCCGGTTCCGCGGTATCGCCCACCTTGTTCTGGATTGCCGTCGCCTGCATTTTAGCCTATTACTTCGCAAGCACTTTCTTCCCCATCGACAAGATTATCGGTCGCATCTACCCGATTTTCGGTGCACTCCTGATTCTTGCCTCTCTCGCTATTTTCGTGGGAATCATCCCGAACTTGAACGTTCTCGATAATTTCTGCTTCAACGACATCATGAGCAACTTCCACAAGCATCCGGCTGGCCAGCCGATTATCCCGATGCTCTTCGTGACGATTGCTTGCGGTATCATTAGCGGTTTCCACAGCACGCAGAGCCCGCTTGTCGCCCGCACCGAAGTCACCGAAAAGACCGGTCGCCAGACTTTCTACGGCATGATGATTATCGAAGGTCTGATCGGTATGATTTGGGCCGCCGGTGGCATGTTCATTTACCACCAGATGCCGGAACTCTTGACCGGCGCTTCGGGCGTCAAAGTCTTGAGCATTCTCGTTTCTACCGTGATTCCTTGGGCTCCGATTTCGATTCTCGTTGTGGTCGGCGTGATTGTTCTTGCTATCACTAGCGGCGACACGAGCCTCCGCAGCCTCCGTCTCACGATTGCAGAACTCACCGGAATGGAACAGACCTCTGTCAAGAACCGTTTGCTCCTTACCGTGCCGATGTTTGCCATCTGCGCTGCCATCATTTTCTGGAGCAACCTGAACCCCGAAGGCTTCAACATCCTGTGGAATTACTTCAGCTGGAGTAACCAGCTCATGGCCGTGTGCAGCCTTTGCGTGGCCACGGTTTACCTGCGCAGCAAAAAGAAGAACTTCTGGATTGCACTTATTCCGTGCATGTTCATGACCTTCATTACCTGCGACTACATTCTTTGGGTGAGCCCCGAAAACCTGAAGGGCGCTCCGCTCGGATTCGGTCTCGACTACAAAACCGCCCTTGTGATTGCCCTGCACGATGCAGCCATTCTCGGATTCCTGCTTTGCACTCGCGGCAAATACCTTACCAAGATGGAAGGTTTTGATCCTGACCGCTGGAACCCCGAACTGGACGAAGGTAAAGTTCCCAAAGCTCAATAA
- a CDS encoding DUF6588 family protein, translated as MKKLALIATLILGASSAFAMDGSGWASEYESMSAFDSQLGNRSGYVKPIIDNLGNVLNSNWYSSASVPQSFTFEAGLPISIIPIGDDDKSYGGKPTIFGDHGNPEAPSDTIYGNKTLNGLGVFTYPYLQMGASFYHFRAVLRMMYLPSISELREFSLFGIGFQYSFGHFFQYMLPKAAQPFDVSIVYGYNSSTIGYRPDAFEGKLGLDISTHNFSFVFGYKPVNFFEVMMSLGYQSAKMLSYGELYQQDPYDIFRKNEIYPDITVKGNNGFRFGIAIALQISSLHPVIGYDYAGKSSFTTNVLYFKSQFGKDKTPDEIAKDKGYVRGGNVKTDSDEAPAEQAPVEESSDSSVSEAPAEEPVEAPAAPAVEEASAEETPAEEAPAESADSAE; from the coding sequence ATGAAAAAGCTTGCTTTAATCGCTACATTAATTTTAGGGGCTAGTTCCGCTTTCGCCATGGATGGAAGCGGCTGGGCCTCCGAATACGAATCCATGTCCGCGTTCGATAGCCAACTTGGCAATCGTTCCGGTTACGTCAAGCCCATCATCGACAACCTAGGCAATGTCCTCAACAGCAACTGGTACTCAAGCGCCTCGGTGCCGCAGAGTTTCACGTTTGAAGCGGGCCTCCCTATTTCGATCATCCCCATTGGCGATGACGACAAGAGCTACGGCGGCAAGCCGACCATCTTTGGCGACCACGGCAATCCGGAAGCACCCTCCGACACCATTTACGGTAACAAGACCCTGAACGGCCTCGGCGTATTCACCTACCCTTACCTGCAGATGGGCGCGAGCTTCTACCACTTCAGAGCCGTACTCCGCATGATGTACCTGCCTTCCATCAGCGAACTCCGCGAATTCAGCCTGTTCGGTATCGGATTCCAGTACAGCTTCGGTCACTTTTTCCAGTACATGCTCCCCAAGGCAGCCCAACCGTTTGACGTGAGTATTGTTTACGGTTACAACTCCAGTACCATCGGCTACCGTCCTGACGCATTCGAAGGCAAGCTGGGTCTCGATATTTCGACTCACAATTTCTCGTTCGTTTTCGGTTACAAGCCCGTCAACTTCTTCGAAGTCATGATGTCGCTTGGTTACCAGAGCGCCAAAATGCTGTCTTACGGCGAACTATACCAACAAGACCCTTACGACATTTTCAGAAAGAACGAAATCTACCCCGACATTACCGTCAAGGGTAACAACGGATTCCGTTTCGGCATTGCAATCGCCCTGCAGATCAGCTCGCTGCACCCGGTTATCGGCTACGATTACGCCGGCAAGTCCAGCTTCACGACAAACGTGCTCTACTTCAAGTCGCAATTCGGCAAGGACAAGACTCCCGACGAAATTGCCAAGGATAAGGGTTATGTCCGCGGCGGGAACGTGAAAACGGATTCCGACGAAGCCCCGGCAGAACAAGCCCCTGTCGAAGAATCTAGCGACTCAAGTGTTTCCGAAGCTCCCGCAGAAGAACCGGTCGAAGCTCCGGCCGCCCCCGCAGTAGAAGAGGCTTCTGCAGAAGAAACTCCGGCTGAAGAAGCTCCTGCCGAATCCGCAGACAGCGCAGAATAA
- the nadA gene encoding quinolinate synthase NadA — protein sequence MTAEELYKRLSSIQPGAVLCTYSMEKCEQMLPLINEINELKKERDAVILAHSYVAPEIILGVADYDGDSFKLSQDATKVSAKTIVFSAVRFMGETAKILNPTKDVLIPGPLTGCSLADSITGAEVKALREKYPDHTFVCYINTTADVKANCDVCVTSSNVMKIVSSLENDKIVFVPDGLMGQNLIDEMQKRGIKKEIVLHSGCCYVHETYDSELINFFRSQNPGLKVVSHPECHPGVALLSDYVGSTGQMVNYIKEQPEGTPFLLLTECGLNARMQYEFPNKTFIGSCSMCKYMKSNSLENILETLRHPEKAQHVELDESVRVAAKKCIDAMFYYAAK from the coding sequence ATGACAGCAGAAGAACTCTACAAACGTCTCAGCAGTATCCAGCCGGGCGCCGTCCTTTGCACCTATTCCATGGAAAAGTGCGAACAGATGCTTCCCCTCATCAACGAAATCAACGAGCTGAAAAAAGAACGCGACGCCGTGATCCTCGCCCACAGCTATGTGGCCCCCGAAATCATTCTGGGCGTTGCCGACTACGACGGCGACAGCTTCAAGCTGAGCCAGGACGCCACCAAGGTAAGCGCGAAGACAATCGTGTTCTCTGCCGTGCGCTTTATGGGCGAAACCGCCAAGATTTTGAACCCGACCAAGGACGTTCTGATTCCGGGCCCGCTCACGGGTTGTAGCCTCGCCGACTCCATTACCGGCGCCGAGGTCAAGGCACTCCGCGAAAAGTATCCCGACCACACCTTCGTGTGCTATATCAACACCACCGCCGACGTGAAGGCAAACTGCGACGTGTGCGTCACCAGCAGCAACGTGATGAAGATTGTTTCTAGCCTCGAAAACGACAAGATTGTATTCGTGCCCGATGGTCTCATGGGCCAGAACCTCATCGACGAAATGCAGAAGCGCGGCATCAAGAAAGAAATCGTGCTCCACAGCGGCTGCTGCTACGTGCACGAAACCTACGATTCCGAACTCATCAACTTCTTCCGCAGCCAGAACCCGGGTCTCAAGGTGGTGAGCCACCCCGAATGCCACCCGGGCGTCGCCCTTTTGAGCGACTACGTAGGCAGCACCGGCCAGATGGTGAACTACATCAAGGAACAGCCCGAAGGTACGCCTTTCCTGCTGCTCACCGAATGCGGCCTGAACGCTCGCATGCAGTACGAATTTCCGAACAAGACCTTCATTGGCAGCTGCAGCATGTGCAAGTACATGAAGTCCAATTCGCTCGAAAACATTTTGGAGACTTTGCGTCATCCGGAAAAGGCCCAGCACGTGGAACTTGACGAAAGCGTACGCGTTGCCGCCAAGAAGTGCATCGACGCGATGTTCTATTACGCCGCCAAGTAG
- a CDS encoding TonB-dependent receptor, with product MRTTSFLKAARAAVLSCSLIGGGLCGAFAEPSGNSLEDVSVISAKSVAVDENSPTQDLGLSEVSAPSVSGVAVSSTDYMEIRPSAWEGRGLSATEILSSLSGIQGYTQGGMGSFQTVSIRGIAARNILICIDGMPLNDAGGGAADLGAIDLNNIEKIEVYKDRTPAKYGGSGVGGVINFVTKSAIKASRVPSGRVFASFGTHNTFEGSAQVSASVTDSVQFSATASMRHSDNDYEFDNRNGTLYNDEDDFKDRRRNAEFTEYSGNIQYRMLHGGGFFSTLSGNIMHTEAGNPGTEDLQTYVAKFTGDMGQLSYRLEFPEYFDCLLVESGITGRFEKNSSESYYPLDKIGYLSKDYKFLGLAGYRAMPEVSATLYFGDFEAFLRLAGSAERWEARGPVQDFSLNRYTGSVAGNAEYAFTRWFSVLAEGNVLKSIDDIDGGKFQMTTGTALISEATERDLSWAGMVQAKLGKKDSWIGGSASIGRFYRQPQLMELYGMYPGTLSNPTLKDESALKFAAGIYLSTPKKRSVFRTTYFETHAENGIYWVTSTNLMKAFNIDKSVIRGVELELDSRPVDFFQTVLRATIQDPRDDSRNKSYNGNLLPGEPVHSYYAEGTVFLPLHLSSTFSMDSRSRIYSDRLNFTRQPPVTHYNASLAWQPWEKTRLVFAVNNISDETYRNIYTPYPTPGREYKFTIIQGF from the coding sequence ATGCGAACGACGTCTTTCTTAAAGGCCGCACGAGCTGCGGTCCTTAGCTGCTCGCTTATTGGGGGTGGGCTATGTGGCGCCTTTGCGGAACCTTCGGGCAATTCCCTGGAGGATGTTTCGGTTATTTCGGCAAAATCAGTCGCGGTCGATGAAAATTCTCCAACGCAAGATTTGGGCTTGAGCGAGGTTTCTGCTCCCTCGGTGAGTGGAGTTGCCGTTTCTAGCACTGATTATATGGAAATCCGCCCCTCCGCTTGGGAAGGCCGTGGCTTGTCCGCAACAGAAATCTTGTCTTCGCTTTCGGGAATCCAGGGGTATACGCAAGGGGGCATGGGCAGTTTTCAGACGGTGAGCATTCGTGGCATTGCGGCAAGGAACATTTTGATTTGCATTGATGGCATGCCGCTCAACGATGCCGGTGGCGGTGCTGCCGACCTGGGCGCCATTGATCTCAACAATATTGAAAAAATTGAAGTCTACAAAGACCGGACTCCCGCTAAGTATGGCGGTTCAGGAGTCGGTGGTGTCATCAACTTTGTGACTAAAAGTGCGATTAAGGCGTCTCGCGTGCCGAGCGGTCGTGTGTTTGCCAGTTTTGGCACGCACAATACATTCGAAGGTTCGGCTCAGGTGAGTGCAAGTGTGACCGATAGCGTGCAGTTCTCGGCAACGGCTTCGATGCGCCATAGCGATAACGATTACGAATTTGACAATCGTAACGGCACGCTCTACAACGACGAAGATGACTTTAAGGACAGAAGAAGAAATGCGGAATTCACGGAGTATTCCGGAAACATCCAGTACCGCATGCTTCATGGCGGAGGATTCTTCTCGACCTTGTCCGGAAACATCATGCACACCGAAGCCGGCAATCCCGGTACCGAAGACTTGCAGACTTATGTGGCAAAGTTCACGGGCGACATGGGGCAGCTCTCGTACCGTCTGGAATTCCCCGAATACTTCGATTGCCTGCTTGTGGAATCTGGAATTACCGGAAGGTTCGAAAAAAATTCTTCGGAATCGTATTATCCGTTGGATAAAATCGGCTACTTGTCGAAAGACTACAAGTTTCTAGGCCTGGCGGGGTATAGGGCGATGCCCGAAGTTTCCGCGACCTTGTATTTCGGAGATTTTGAGGCGTTCCTCAGATTGGCGGGAAGTGCCGAACGCTGGGAAGCGCGCGGCCCTGTGCAGGACTTTAGTCTGAATCGTTATACGGGTTCTGTGGCGGGCAATGCGGAATATGCCTTTACGCGGTGGTTCTCGGTTTTGGCCGAGGGCAACGTGTTGAAATCGATTGATGATATCGATGGCGGTAAATTCCAGATGACTACGGGAACTGCGCTGATAAGCGAGGCAACTGAGCGTGATTTGAGCTGGGCTGGAATGGTCCAGGCGAAATTAGGCAAAAAGGATTCGTGGATTGGCGGAAGCGCATCTATCGGTCGCTTTTATAGGCAACCGCAGTTGATGGAACTTTACGGCATGTATCCGGGAACGCTTTCGAACCCGACCTTGAAAGACGAATCTGCTTTGAAGTTTGCGGCAGGAATCTACTTGTCTACGCCGAAAAAGCGCTCTGTATTCCGCACGACCTACTTTGAAACCCATGCCGAAAACGGAATCTATTGGGTGACGAGTACCAACTTGATGAAGGCCTTTAATATAGACAAGTCTGTCATTCGCGGAGTAGAATTGGAACTGGATAGCCGTCCGGTTGATTTTTTCCAGACCGTATTGCGTGCCACCATCCAGGACCCGCGTGATGATAGCAGAAATAAATCCTACAATGGAAATCTTTTGCCCGGAGAGCCGGTACACAGTTACTATGCCGAAGGGACGGTGTTCTTGCCGTTGCATTTGAGTAGCACATTTTCGATGGATAGCAGGTCTAGAATTTACAGCGATCGCCTGAACTTTACGAGACAGCCTCCGGTAACGCATTACAATGCATCGCTTGCATGGCAACCGTGGGAAAAAACTCGTCTTGTTTTTGCGGTCAATAACATATCGGATGAAACTTATCGAAACATTTATACGCCCTATCCGACACCAGGGCGTGAATACAAGTTCACAATCATACAGGGGTTCTAG